A single genomic interval of Deltaproteobacteria bacterium harbors:
- a CDS encoding PilZ domain-containing protein → MATSPDILIVDADTTTRQELTIVAKACGLTVRVFANAKEALAELKLTIPRLLLTELVLPGIDGFKFCHLIRHDLGYKHLPIVCISSVDWGDVDLAQVLNRRYDALFLPKGSLASELVNMLITLLDIDETEILKNQAIIPESRLGNEEVIRAQELTKEFESIVAIAAQRHKIADTRISKEYRVRYQNLGQFVQEHTGNISRGGAFIYSENPPSLNTIISVAMEIPLLENSLHLNARVVHHCNGPNGSHSGFGVEFIDLSKKDRFALDTLITQLRQMQQRGSKESNINWIVLCGLKVEPFINHPTFVGRKEFEFISCESLIDAMDILTIRDVRTCIVGEPALAIHEPFAALERLGSVLRPGAQRILITNRQDLHEALTRGLCENIIDSSQNIDYLICHIDCCHDIPMRKSIRVSYDAPVNIVYKGQAKKARLRDISCGGARLVIVGTLEKDTKITIAFRLKDQIEIICQALVAWSTPDYNNSSEIGVTFTDLDEASITAIRDFVQNHIQE, encoded by the coding sequence ATGGCAACAAGCCCGGATATACTAATTGTAGATGCTGATACGACAACTCGTCAAGAACTAACTATTGTTGCTAAAGCTTGCGGTTTAACAGTTAGGGTTTTTGCAAATGCCAAAGAAGCATTAGCTGAATTAAAATTAACGATACCTCGGCTATTGCTAACTGAACTTGTATTACCTGGTATAGATGGATTTAAATTTTGTCATTTGATACGTCATGATTTAGGCTATAAACATTTGCCTATTGTATGCATCTCAAGTGTTGATTGGGGAGATGTAGATTTAGCTCAAGTACTTAATCGGCGTTATGATGCACTTTTTTTACCAAAAGGCTCACTTGCATCTGAATTAGTAAATATGCTGATAACGCTTCTTGATATAGATGAGACTGAAATATTAAAAAACCAAGCAATTATCCCTGAATCACGTCTAGGTAACGAAGAAGTAATTCGTGCCCAAGAATTAACCAAAGAGTTTGAATCTATTGTAGCGATAGCTGCGCAACGTCATAAAATTGCCGATACCCGAATAAGTAAAGAATATCGTGTTCGCTATCAGAATTTGGGCCAATTCGTGCAAGAACACACTGGTAATATTTCAAGAGGTGGTGCATTTATTTATAGTGAAAACCCGCCATCGCTTAATACCATAATATCAGTAGCCATGGAGATCCCTTTATTAGAAAATTCTTTACATCTAAACGCACGAGTTGTGCATCACTGTAATGGTCCAAATGGCTCCCATAGTGGATTTGGGGTTGAATTTATCGATTTGTCTAAAAAAGACCGCTTTGCTTTAGATACATTGATTACACAGCTTCGCCAAATGCAACAACGAGGGTCAAAAGAAAGTAACATTAACTGGATAGTATTATGTGGACTAAAAGTCGAGCCGTTTATTAATCATCCTACTTTTGTGGGGCGCAAAGAATTCGAGTTTATTAGTTGCGAGTCATTAATCGATGCTATGGATATTTTGACTATACGAGACGTACGTACGTGTATTGTTGGCGAGCCCGCCCTCGCAATACACGAACCATTTGCTGCATTAGAACGTCTTGGTAGTGTGCTTCGTCCTGGAGCACAACGGATACTAATTACCAATCGACAAGATTTGCATGAAGCATTAACTCGAGGTCTATGTGAAAATATTATCGATTCTTCTCAAAATATCGATTATCTAATTTGCCATATTGATTGTTGTCATGATATCCCAATGAGGAAGAGCATTCGTGTTTCATATGATGCTCCCGTCAACATTGTCTATAAAGGACAAGCCAAAAAAGCACGGTTACGTGATATTAGTTGTGGTGGTGCAAGACTCGTAATTGTGGGAACCCTTGAAAAGGACACAAAAATTACAATAGCGTTTAGATTAAAAGATCAAATAGAAATAATATGCCAAGCCTTGGTTGCTTGGAGTACACCTGATTATAATAACAGTAGTGAAATTGGTGTTACTTTTACTGATCTTGATGAAGCATCCATTACAGCAATTCGTGATTTTGTTCAAAATCATATTCAAGAATAA
- a CDS encoding alpha/beta hydrolase: MTSDPLNITNVDFSENLIRISHNVHLRVLTWRPKNPKGQPILFVAGWVSAVSGWLDLLSVLVTEHVVYYLETKEKSSAELINPQTQDFYIPKQAQELIQAASILKLTPDDFIIMGSSLGASIILEALKNQQLKPQCAFLIGPTCYFNFPWWTPLLLKLPAVTYKLIKHLALWYLRTFRVDAKAEPEQMQRYEQTLKFAHPQRIKMSAKAFAGFSVWQDLKTITAKVVISYALSDSLHDVSTIKRLIDTLPQSVAVPCSSNKHMHSAALKAEINKYVTEL; encoded by the coding sequence ATGACATCTGATCCACTAAATATTACTAACGTTGACTTTAGCGAAAACTTAATACGTATTAGTCACAATGTACATTTGCGTGTATTAACTTGGCGTCCTAAAAATCCTAAAGGCCAACCTATTCTCTTTGTTGCCGGTTGGGTCAGCGCTGTCTCTGGATGGCTTGATTTGCTAAGTGTCTTAGTTACAGAACATGTTGTTTATTATCTTGAAACTAAAGAAAAAAGCTCAGCCGAACTAATCAACCCCCAAACCCAAGATTTTTATATACCCAAGCAAGCCCAAGAACTCATTCAAGCTGCATCAATTTTAAAACTTACACCTGATGATTTTATAATAATGGGAAGTAGCCTTGGAGCTAGTATCATTCTTGAAGCTCTAAAAAATCAGCAGCTAAAACCTCAATGTGCCTTTCTTATTGGCCCAACTTGTTATTTTAATTTTCCTTGGTGGACACCTCTTTTATTAAAACTTCCGGCTGTGACTTATAAGCTCATTAAACATCTAGCTTTATGGTACCTTCGCACTTTTAGAGTCGACGCAAAAGCCGAGCCAGAACAAATGCAACGCTACGAACAAACTCTTAAATTTGCTCACCCGCAGCGTATAAAAATGTCGGCAAAAGCCTTTGCTGGTTTCTCGGTTTGGCAAGATCTAAAAACCATTACCGCAAAAGTTGTGATATCCTATGCACTTAGTGATTCTCTACATGACGTAAGCACTATTAAGCGCTTAATCGATACTCTACCTCAGAGTGTAGCTGTGCCTTGCTCATCAAATAAACATATGCATTCTGCAGCACTTAAAGCTGAAATTAATAAATATGTTACCGAACTTTAA
- a CDS encoding YjbQ family protein encodes MLIFQREITINTTGANFTDITHEVQKIVDQSNIKTGCCIIFIRHTSASLVIQENADRAVLRDLNHWLSDLAPTERDWEHNDEGVDDMPAHARAAITRTSENIPIANGRLTLGTWQGLYLWEHRRRPHQRQLVIHITGI; translated from the coding sequence ATGTTAATATTTCAACGCGAAATCACTATTAATACAACTGGTGCCAATTTCACCGATATTACCCATGAAGTTCAGAAAATCGTAGACCAAAGTAATATAAAAACGGGTTGTTGCATTATTTTTATTCGCCATACATCAGCAAGTTTAGTAATTCAAGAAAACGCTGACCGCGCAGTTTTGCGAGACCTAAATCATTGGCTTAGTGATTTAGCTCCAACTGAGCGAGATTGGGAACATAACGATGAGGGAGTGGATGATATGCCTGCCCACGCGCGTGCTGCCATAACACGTACTAGTGAAAATATTCCTATCGCTAATGGGCGACTTACTCTTGGTACCTGGCAGGGACTATATCTCTGGGAACATCGTCGCCGTCCCCATCAACGTCAACTTGTAATACATATTACCGGGATATAG